In Cololabis saira isolate AMF1-May2022 chromosome 10, fColSai1.1, whole genome shotgun sequence, a single window of DNA contains:
- the LOC133452283 gene encoding cytochrome P450 7A1 gives MMLSVALIWGVLVGFCCLLWLALGIRHRRPNEPAVENGFIPFLGCALQFGSNPLQFLLSRQKKHGHIFTCKIAGQFIHFLCDPFSYHSVIRQGRHLDWRKFHFATSVKAFGHDSFDPRHGHTTENLHQTFLKTLQGDALPSLIETMMGHLQDVLLKSDTLSPSKERWQVDGIFAFCYKVMFESGYLTLFGKELGEDQTAARQEAQKALVLNALENFKEFDKIFPALVAGLPIHVFQSAYSARENLARTMHADVLSKRTNMSDLISMRMILNDSLSTFNDLSKARTHVALLWASQANTLPATFWSLFYMIRSPDAMKAASHEVQKVLQDSGLTVDPSEPNLNLSREQLDNMPVLDSIIKEAMRLSSASMNVRVAKENFLLHLDNQEAYHIRKDDVIALYPPMLHYDPQIYEDPYEFKFDRFLDEQNQEKTTFYRGGRRLRYYFLPFGSGVTKCPGRFFALYEIKQFLSLVLAYFHLELLDPASRVPPLDQSRAGLGILQPSYDVDFRYRLKTGS, from the exons GCGTCCCAACGAGCCGGCCGTGGAGAACGGCTTCATCCCGTTCCTGGGCTGTGCGCTGCAGTTCGGGTCCAACCCTCTGCAGTTCCTGCTCAGCCGGCAGAAGAAGCATGGCCACATCTTCACCTGCAAGATCGCCGGCCAGTTCATCCACTTCCTGTGCGACCCGTTCTCCTACCACTCGGTGATCCGGCAAGGCCGGCACCTGGACTGGAGGAAGTTCCACTTCGCCACGTCCGTCAAG GCGTTTGGCCATGACAGCTTCGACCCGCGACACGGTCACACCACGGAGAACCTGCACCAGACCTTCCTGAAGACGCTGCAGGGCGACGCGCTGCCGTCCCTCATCGAGACAATGATGGGACACCTGCAGGACGTCCTGCTCAAGTCCGACACGCTTAGTCCTAGCAAGGAACGCTGGCAGGTGGACGGCATCTTCGCCTTCTGCTACAAG GTGATGTTTGAGTCGGGCTACCTGACTCTGTTCGGGAAGGAGCTGGGCGAGGACCAGACAGCAGCTCGCCAGGAGGCCCAGAAGGCCCTGGTCCTCAACGCTCTGGAGAACTTCAAGGAGTTTGATAAGATCTTCCCGGCGCTGGTGGCCGGGCTGCCCATCCACGTCTTCCAGAGCGCCTACTCGGCCCGGGAG aaccTGGCGAGGACGATGCACGCCGACGTCCTGTCCAAGAGGACCAACATGTCGGACCTGATCTCCATGAGGATGATCCTCAACGACTCCCTGTCGACCTTCAACGACCTCAGCAAGGCCCGGACCCACGTGGCTCTGCTGTGGGCGTCGCAGGCCAACACGCTGCCGGCCACATTCTGGAGCCTGTTCTACATGATCAG GAGTCCAGACGCCATGAAAGCAGCTTCTCACGAGGTCCAGAAGGTTCTGCAGGACTCCGGCTTGACCGTCGACCCCAGCGAGCCCAACCTGAACCTGAGCCGGGAGCAGCTGGACAACATGCCGGTCCTCG ACAGCATCATCAAGGAAGCCATGCGTCTCTCCAGCGCCTCCATGAACGTTCGCGTTGCCAAGGAGAACTTCCTGCTCCACCTGGACAACCAGGAGGCGTATCACATCAGGAAGGACGACGTGATCGCGCTGTACCCGCCCATGCTGCACTACGACCCCCAGATCTACGAGGATCCATAC GAGTTCAAGTTTGACCGGTTCCTGGACGAGCAGAACCAGGAGAAGACCACGTTCTACCGCGGCGGCCGGCGGCTACGCTACTACTTCCTGCCGTTCGGCTCCGGCGTCACCAAGTGTCCCGGCCGGTTCTTCGCCCTGTACGAGATCAAGCAGTTCCTGTCCCTGGTCCTGGCCTACTTCCACCTGGAACTGCTGGACCCGGCCTCCAGGGTCCCCCCTCTGGACCAGTCCCGGGCCGGCCTGGGGATCCTGCAGCCCAGCTATGACGTGGACTTCAGGTACCGGCTGAAGACCGGGTCCTAG